The bacterium genome has a window encoding:
- a CDS encoding RNA polymerase sigma factor — protein MKKQTLAQTLPNVEAYPLPRQQPIASAKQWSDMKEAEDKELIALASKGDSLAFHTLVERYRTRVAAISYQIIGNYEDARDVSQEVFVKLFRSLSTFDADKKFFTWLYRMTVNASIDFLRSRRKRNLENSIEEQPEYYQETIAHPDGDGFSRFESKELAGIFHEIADRLNPNQRTAFALCDLEGFTPAEAAAIMGCPKVTLRWYLHEARKRVRNEMLKLYPEYARK, from the coding sequence GTGAAAAAGCAAACCTTAGCCCAGACCTTACCAAATGTTGAAGCATATCCGCTACCGCGCCAGCAGCCTATTGCGTCTGCGAAGCAGTGGAGCGATATGAAAGAAGCGGAAGACAAAGAGCTAATCGCCCTCGCGTCAAAAGGCGACTCCTTGGCCTTCCATACTTTAGTCGAACGTTACCGGACACGGGTTGCTGCAATATCCTACCAGATTATCGGCAATTATGAAGACGCCCGCGATGTATCGCAGGAAGTCTTTGTCAAGTTGTTCCGAAGTTTAAGCACTTTCGATGCTGACAAAAAGTTTTTCACATGGCTATATCGCATGACAGTCAATGCAAGCATCGACTTTCTGCGCTCGCGCCGGAAGCGTAATTTGGAAAATAGTATCGAAGAACAACCGGAATACTATCAGGAAACGATTGCTCATCCCGATGGTGACGGTTTTTCCCGCTTCGAGTCGAAAGAGTTGGCAGGAATCTTTCACGAGATTGCCGACCGGTTGAACCCGAATCAAAGAACCGCTTTTGCACTTTGCGATTTGGAAGGCTTTACTCCTGCCGAGGCGGCAGCGATTATGGGTTGCCCGAAAGTAACGCTGCGGTGGTATCTCCATGAAGCCCGAAAGCGCGTTCGTAATGAAATGTTGAAGCTTTATCCAGAATACGCCCGAAAATAA